A window of Castanea sativa cultivar Marrone di Chiusa Pesio chromosome 1, ASM4071231v1 contains these coding sequences:
- the LOC142636778 gene encoding receptor-like protein 7, with the protein MASSLYHLKFVYLISLLSMFHLIAIHSFSSMQHLCHGHERSYLLQFKESFVIINNDKSISFDPWAYPKVASWKLEGNSSDCCSWDGVECDEFTGHVIGLDLHSSYLYGSINSSNSLFNLVHLQRLNLADNHFNHSQIPSTISNLSKLTYLNLSNSTFSSQIPLELSQLSQMSSLDLSSNHLEIKKPSLGRLLENLTRLENLDLSLVSIISTVPNILANLSSLTSLRLRDCKLHGEFPAGIFKHPNLQVLDVQLNEGLTGYLPDFQWSSPLEEMILAQTSFSGKLPASIGNLGSLTKIDMRRCNFSGHIPSSLGNLTHLNFLLLSLNTFKGHIPSSLGNLIQLSFLHLNENELTGPIPFELANLTQLTHLFLFYNFISGQIPFGLMNLTKLSVLELAGNHLSGQIPTSIFNLKNLECLDLSMNNFTGKVEFDKFVKLRKLTSLYLSDCGVSLIISENTTHQKFENLGFDRCNLSKFPDFLADQVELKWLELGTNNIHGQVPEWFWNVSKETLEVIDLSENFLTSLGQHPIPLPWTRLAILDLTSNKLLGSLPIPSFSILEYHVSNNSFIGKIPELICNMSSLQVLDLSINNLSGSLPQCLHNFGDSLLILDLRRNTIEGSIPQTWTNGSKLLMISFSQNKFQGRLPRSLAKCIMLKALDFSNNQFKDTFPSWLGTLQNLKILILRSNKFHGPIRTHEEKYEFPSLQIFDLSYNSFTGSLPLKFFQYSNSSRFDHANHLTYIEVTSSFILQNNFLNLEWGFDYSFAIIMTNKGVVTIYMKVQELFIALDFSSNRFVGDIPKSIGNLNLKGLRLLNISNNILTSHIPQSLINLVDLESLDLSQNKLFGEIPQQLTQLTFLAFFNVSNNHLMGPIPQGKQFNTFPSNSFEGNLGLCGSPLTKKCKNYEVSLPSPSTPEESQDSGSPFQFGWKIVLLGYGFGLVVGVTIGHIVSARNPDLLMKTFG; encoded by the coding sequence ATGGCATCCTCtttatatcatttaaaatttgtgtaCTTGATTTCTCTCCTCTCAATGTTTCATCTCATAGCCATTCACTCGTTTTCCTCAATGCAGCATCTTTGCCATGGTCACGAAAGGTCTTACTTGTTGCAATTTAAGGAAAGCTTTGTCATCATCAACAACGACAAGTCTATTTCCTTTGATCCTTGGGCTTATCCCAAGGTTGCATCCTGGAAATTAGAAGGAAACAGCAGTGACTGCTGCTCATGGGATGGGGTAGAGTGTGATGAGTTCACGGGCCATGTCATTGGTCTTGACCTCCATAGCAGCTATCTCTACGGCTCTATTAACTCTAGCAACAGCCTTTTCAATCTTGTTCATCTCCAAAGGCTTAACCTTGCTGACAATCATTTTAACCACTCTCAAATTCCATCCACAATTTCCAATCTATCCAAACTAACATATCTCAATCTCTCTAATTCTACTTTTTCTAGTCAAATCCCATTAGAACTTTCACAATTGTCCCAAATGTCATCCCTGGATCTTTCTTCCAACCATTTGGAAATCAAGAAGCCAAGTCTAGGGCGACTACTTGAAAATTTAACCCGCCTAGAAAATCTTGATTTGAGTTTGGTGAGCATAATATCCACTGTGCCTAATATTTTGGCAAATTTGTCTTCTTTAACGTCCCTTCGTTTACGTGACTGCAAATTGCATGGGGAATTTCCAGCAGGCATCTTTAAGCATCCAAATTTACAAGTTCTTGATGTGCAACTCAATGAAGGTCTCACCGGTTATCTGCCTGACTTTCAATGGAGCAGTCCCCTTGAGGAAATGATTCTTGCACAGACAAGTTTCTCAGGTAAACTACCAGCTTCAATAGGAAACCTTGGCTCTTTGACTAAAATTGATATGAGGAGATGCAACTTCTCTGGGCACATTCCATCTTCACTTGGTAACCTCACTCATCTAAATTTTCTGCTTCTTTCGCTTAACACTTTCAAGGGCCACATTCCATCTTCCTTAGGAAACCTCATCCAACTTTCTTTTCTACACCTTAACGAAAATGAACTAACTGGTCCAATCCCTTTTGAGCTTGCAAACCTGACACAGCTGACTcacctttttctattttataattttattagtggTCAAATTCCTTTTGGGCTTATGAACCTCACAAAATTATCTGTCTTGGAACTTGCGGGCAACCACCTTTCAGGCCAGATTCCAACCTCAATCTTTAACCTTAAGAATCTTGAATGTCTTGATCTTTCCATGAACAACTTTACTGGCAAAGTGGAGTTTGACAAGTTTGTTAAGCTCAGAAAATTAACTTCCTTGTATCTATCTGATTGTGgggtttcattaattattagtGAAAATACTACACATCAAAAGTTCGAAAATTTAGGATTCGATAGGTGCAACTTGAGCAAGTTTCCAGACTTCCTAGCAGACCAAGTTGAACTAAAATGGCTAGAACTAGGCACCAACAACATTCATGGTCAAGTACCGGAATGGTTTTGGAACGTGAGTAAAGAAACTTTAGAGGTTATCGACCTTTCTGAAAACTTTCTTACAAGCCTTGGTCAACATCCAATTCCTCTTCCTTGGACCCGTCTAGCCATTTTAGACCTCACGTCTAACAAGCTCCTAGGATCACTTCCAATTCCATCCTTCTCTATCTTGGAATATCATGTATCAAACAATTCATTCATTGGAAAAATTCCAGAGTTGATTTGTAACATGAGTTCTCTTCAGGTCCTTGATTTGTCAATTAACAACTTAAGTGGTTCACTTCCTCAATGCTTGCACAACTTTGGTGATTCTCTGCTCATATTGGATTTACGAAGGAACACAATCGAAGGAAGCATCCCACAAACTTGGACAAATGGAAGCAAATTATTGATGATTAGCTTCAGCCAGAACAAGTTTCAAGGGAGGTTACCAAGATCTTTGGCCAAGTGTATAATGTTGAAGGCCCTTGATTTCAGTAATAACCAATTCAAGGATACTTTTCCGTCATGGTTAGGAACCcttcaaaatttaaagattCTCATTTTGCGGTCCAACAAATTCCATGGCCCAATAAGGactcatgaagaaaaatatgagTTTCCCAGCTTGCAAATCTTTGACCTCTCTTACAATAGTTTTACTGGAAGTTTGCCATTAAAATTCTTTCAGTATTCCAATTCTTCTAGATTTGATCATGCAAACCACTTAACATATATTGAAGTAACTTCATCCTTCATTTTGCAAAACAATTTTCTAAATCTCGAATGGGGTTTTGATTATAGTTTCGCAATAATAATGACAAACAAAGGAGTGGTCACGATTTACATGAAGGTCCAGGAATTGTTCATAGCCCTTGATTTCTCAAGTAATAGATTTGTCGGAGATATTCCAAAATCCAttggaaatttaaatttaaaaggacTTCGTTTGCTCAATATTTCCAATAACATTCTCACTAGCCACATCCCACAAAGTTTAATAAACCTTGTAGATCTGGAATCACTAGACCTTTCTCAAAACAAGCTATTTGGGGAAATCCCACAACAGCTAACGCAACTTACTTTCCTGGCATTCTTCAATGTTTCTAATAATCATCTCATGGGACCTATTCCACAAGGAAAACAATTTAATACTTTCCCAAGCAATTCATTTGAAGGAAATCTAGGATTGTGTGGAAGCCCATTGACAAAGAAATGTAAGAATTATGAGGTTTCACTGCCATCACCTTCAACTCCTGAAGAGAGTCAAGATTCAGGGTCTCCATTTCAATTTGGTTGGAAAATTGTTTTGCTTGGGTATGGATTTGGACTAGTTGTTGGAGTGACAATTGGGCACATTGTGAGTGCAAGGAATCCAGATTTGTTAATGAAGACCTTCGGATGA
- the LOC142619243 gene encoding large ribosomal subunit protein uL3y-like has protein sequence MSHRKFEHPRHGSLGFLPRKRAARHRGKVKAFPKDDPTKPPRLTAFLGYKAGMTHIVREVEKPGSKLHKKETCEAVTIIETPPLVIVGVVGYVKTPRGLRSLNTVWAQHLSEELKRRFYKNWCKSKKKAFTKYSHKYESEEGKKDIQSQLEKMKKYCTVIRVLAHTQIRKMKGLKQKKAHLMEIQVNGGTIAQKVDFAYGFFEKQVPIDAVFQKDEMIDIIGVTKGKGYEGVVTRWGVTRLPRKTHRGLRKVACIGAWHPARVSFTVARAGQNGYHHRTEMNKKIYKLGKSGQESHSAMTEFDRTEKDITPMGGFPHYGIVKEDYLLIKGCCVGPKKRVVTLRQSLLKQTSRVALEDIKLKFIDTSSKFGHGRFQTVGEKAKFYGRVKA, from the exons ATGTCTCATCGCAAGTTTGAACACCCAAGACATGGTTCCCTTGGATTTCTTCCTAGGAAAAGAGCTGCCCGTCACAGAGGAAAAG TGAAGGCATTTCCAAAGGATGATCCAACAAAGCCCCCCAGATTGACTGCTTTCCTGGGTTACAAAGCTGGGATGACTCATATTGTTAGAGAAGTGGAAAAACCAGGATCAA AGCTCCACAAGAAGGAAACATGTGAGGCAGTGACTATTATTGAAACACCACCTCTGGTTATTGTTGGTGTTGTTGGTTATGTGAAGACCCCACGTGGTCTCCGTTCTCTGAACACTGTCTGGGCCCAGCATCTTAGTGAGGAGTTGAAGAGGAGATTCTATAAGAACTGGTGCAAGTCTAAGAAGAAAGCTTTTACCAAGTATAGCCACAAGTATGAGAGTGAGGAGGGGAAAAAGGACATTCAGTCACAGTTggagaaaatgaagaagtacTGCACTGTGATTCGTGTTTTGGCCCATACCCAG atAAGGAAAATGAAGGGATTGAAGCAGAAGAAAGCCCATTTGATGGAGATTCAGGTGAATGGTGGGACTATTGCCCAGAAGGTGGACTTTGCTTATGGTTTCTTTGAGAAGCAGGTTCCTATTGATGCTGTTTTCCAGAAAGATGAGATGATTGACATCATTGGTGTGACTAAGGGTAAGGGTTATGAGGGTGTTGTGACCCGTTGGGGTGTTACTCGTCTCCCCCGTAAGACCCATCGTGGTCTTCGCAAGGTTGCCTGTATTGGTGCCTGGCATCCTGCTAGGGTGTCATTTACGGTTGCTAGGGCTGGGCAGAATGGTTACCATCACAGAACAGAGATGAACAAGAAAATTTACAAGCTGGGCAAGAGTGGCCAAGAGTCTCACTCTGCAATGACGGAGTTTGACAG aACTGAGAAGGATATTACTCCAATGGGAGGGTTCCCTCACTACGGTATTGTGAAGGAGGACTATCTGCTTATTAAGGGTTGCTGTGTTGGTCCCAAGAAGCGTGTGGTCACCCTGAGGCAGTCACTCTTGAAGCAAACATCTAGGGTTGCCTTGGAGGATATCAAGCTCAAGTTCATTGATACATCCTCCAAATTTGGGCATGGTCGCTTCCAGACGGTTGGGGAGAAGGCTAAGTTCTACGGGCGGGTTAAGGCTTGA
- the LOC142628195 gene encoding uncharacterized protein LOC142628195 has product MSDLGSERSKPWNIYTSSDPSPSQTGVSQEAPWKNFGTSMNAISFGFVATAILISMFLIMAIFEHLFRPGPSYSSPENVANGSRESRPMKKLGKETVSESYASDFSVLMPGQQYPTYIAQPAPLPCPREGIYWPAHGHEHNFVLP; this is encoded by the exons ATGAGTGACTTAGGTTCTGAAAGATCAAAGCCTTGGAACATATATACAAGTTCAGATCCAAGCCCATCACAAACAGGAGTGAGTCAAGAGGCTCCATGGAAAAACTTTGGAACATCTATGAATGCCATTTCTTTTGGCTTTGTTGCCACAGCTATCTTGATATCTATGTTTCTTATCATGGCCATCTTTGAACATCTGTTCAGGCCAGGTCCTTCTTATTCTTCACCTGAAAATGTGGCCAATGGTTCTCGTGAATCCAGACCAATGAAGAAACTTGGCAAAGAAACA GTGTCAGAATCATATGCATCTGATTTCTCAGTTTTGATGCCAGGACAGCAATATCCCACCTATATTGCACAACCTGCCCCTCTTCCCTGCCCAAGAGAAGGGATATATTGGCCTGCCCATGGCCATGAACATAATTTTGTACTTCCATAG